A genomic stretch from Setaria viridis chromosome 1, Setaria_viridis_v4.0, whole genome shotgun sequence includes:
- the LOC117857949 gene encoding beta-amylase 8 isoform X2: MKLPHPHPPLVLGEEEPSPPPQRRPRGFASGPAPSAGAAGPPRRRGEREREREKERTKLRERHRRAITSRMLAGLRQHGNFPLPARADMNDVLAALARAAGWTVQPDGTTFRSSNPPSLSPPPPSQLGMFQVAPVETPAFISTLNSYTIGTPLDSQASALQTDDSLSPSSLDSVVAERSIKTENYGNSSSANSLNCMDNDQLLRSSAVLAGDYTKTPYIPVYASLPMGIINNHCQLVDPEGVRAELRHLKSLNVDGVVVDCWWGIVEAWIPRKYEWSGYRDLFGIIKEFKLKVQVVLSFHVSGGTGSGDVLISLPKWIIEIAKENQDIFFADREGRRNTECLSWGVDKERVLRGRTGIEVYFDFMRSFHMEFRNLSEEGLISAIEIGLGASGELRYPSCPERMGWKYPGIGEFQCYDRYMQKNLRQSAASRGHLFWARGPDNAGYYNSRPRETGFFCDGGDYDSYYGRFFLNWYSGVLIDHVDQVLSLATLAFDGAEILVKIPSIYWWYRTASHAAELTAGFYNPTNRDGYSPVLKMLKKHSVILKLVCYGPEFTVQENDEACVDPEGLTWQVVNAAWDHGLSLCIESALPCLDGDMYSQILDTTKPRNDPDRHHASFFTYRQQPPSLLQRDAYFPELRTFVKCMHGEAPQNGED; this comes from the exons ATGAAGCTCCCACACCCGCACCCGCCGCTGGTgctgggggaggaggagccatccccgccgccgcaacGCCGGCCGCGCGGCTTCGCCTCGGGTCCCGCGCcgtcggcgggggcggcggggccgccgcggaggcggggcgagcgggagcgggagagggagaaggagcggACGAAGCTGCGGGAGCGGCACCGACGCGCCATCACGAGCCGCATGCTGGCCGGGCTGCGGCAGCACGGCAACTTCCCGCTCCCCGCCCGCGCTGACATGAACGACGtcctcgccgccctcgcccgcgccgccggatGGACCGTGCAACCCGACGGCACCACCTTCCGCTCCTCGAACCCACCATCGCTgtctcctccccctccttcccAGTTG GGCATGTTTCAAGTTGCTCCAGTGGAAACGCCAGCTTTCATCAGTACTCTGAACAGTTACACCATCGGAACACCATTAGACTCTCAGGCTTCTGCCCTACAAACAGATGATAGTCTGTCGCCATCGTCGCTGGACTCAGTTGTGGCAGAGAGAAGCATTAAGACCGAGAACTATGGGAATTCCAGTTCAGCCAATTCTCTGAATTGTATGGACAATGATCAG TTACTGAGATCATCGGCAGTGTTGGCAGGTGATTACACAAAAACTCCATATATACCGGTTTATGCTTCTCTGCCT ATGGGCATTATCAATAACCACTGCCAATTGGTCGACCCGGAGGGTGTCCGCGCTGAACTAAGGCATCTGAAGTCTTTGAACGTAGATGGGGTTGTTGTTGACTGTTGGTGGGGGATTGTGGAAGCCTGGATTCCCCGCAAGTATGAGTGGTCTGGCTACAGGGACCTTTTTGGTATAATTAAAGAGTTCAAGCTCAAAGTTCAG GTTGTGTTGTCATTTCATGTATCTGGAGGTACTGGATCTGGTGATGTGTTAATCTCTCTCCCAAAATGGATCATTGAAATTGCAAAAGAGAACCAGGACATATTTTTCGCAGACCGCGAAGGCAGAAGAAACACAGAATGCCTTTCTTGGGGGGTTGACAAAGAACGAGTCCTTAGAGGGAGAACTGGCATTGAG GTCTATTTTGATTTCATGAGGAGCTTCCATATGGAATTCAGAAACCTATCTGAAGAGGGTCTTATCTCTGCTATTGAAATTGGATTGGGTGCTTCAGGGGAGCTAAGATACCCTTCATGCCCAGAAAGAATGGGCTGGAAATATCCTGGTATCGGTGAGTTTCAG TGTTATGACAGGTACATGCAAAAGAATTTACGGCAATCAGCAGCGTCACGGGGTCATTTGTTTTGGGCACGTGGGCCTGATAATGCTGGCTATTATAATTCAAGACCACGTGAAACTGGCTTCTTTTGTGATGGAGGTGATTATGACAGCTACTATGGACGTTTTTTCCTCAACTGGTATTCTGGAGTCCTTATAGATCATGTGGATCAGGTGCTCTCACTTGCTACTCTTGCATTTGATGGAGCAGAAATACTTGTGAAG ATTCCATCTATCTATTGGTGGTACAGAACTGCAAGCCATGCTGCAGAGCTTACAGCAGGATTCTACAATCCTACAAACAGAGATGGATACTCCCCGGTTCTCAAAATGCTCAAGAAGCATTCTGTGATTCTTAAGCTAGTTTGTTATGGGCCAGAGTTTACAGTTCAGGAGAATGATGAAGCATGTGTGGATCCAGAAGGATTAACCTGGCAG GTTGTGAATGCAGCATGGGATCATGGGCTGTCTCTATGTATAGAGAGTGCACTTCCATGTCTTGATGGTGACATGTACTCTCAAATCCTTGACACGACGAAGCCTAGGAATGATCCTGATCGCCATCATGCCTCGTTCTTTACATACCGCCAGCAGCCTCCATCCCTTTTGCAGAGAGATGCCTACTTCCCAGAACTTCGTACCTTCGTTAAGTGTATGCACG GGGAGGCTCCCCAGAATGGAGAAGATtga
- the LOC117857949 gene encoding beta-amylase 8 isoform X1, which produces MKLPHPHPPLVLGEEEPSPPPQRRPRGFASGPAPSAGAAGPPRRRGEREREREKERTKLRERHRRAITSRMLAGLRQHGNFPLPARADMNDVLAALARAAGWTVQPDGTTFRSSNPPSLSPPPPSQLGMFQVAPVETPAFISTLNSYTIGTPLDSQASALQTDDSLSPSSLDSVVAERSIKTENYGNSSSANSLNCMDNDQQLLRSSAVLAGDYTKTPYIPVYASLPMGIINNHCQLVDPEGVRAELRHLKSLNVDGVVVDCWWGIVEAWIPRKYEWSGYRDLFGIIKEFKLKVQVVLSFHVSGGTGSGDVLISLPKWIIEIAKENQDIFFADREGRRNTECLSWGVDKERVLRGRTGIEVYFDFMRSFHMEFRNLSEEGLISAIEIGLGASGELRYPSCPERMGWKYPGIGEFQCYDRYMQKNLRQSAASRGHLFWARGPDNAGYYNSRPRETGFFCDGGDYDSYYGRFFLNWYSGVLIDHVDQVLSLATLAFDGAEILVKIPSIYWWYRTASHAAELTAGFYNPTNRDGYSPVLKMLKKHSVILKLVCYGPEFTVQENDEACVDPEGLTWQVVNAAWDHGLSLCIESALPCLDGDMYSQILDTTKPRNDPDRHHASFFTYRQQPPSLLQRDAYFPELRTFVKCMHGEAPQNGED; this is translated from the exons ATGAAGCTCCCACACCCGCACCCGCCGCTGGTgctgggggaggaggagccatccccgccgccgcaacGCCGGCCGCGCGGCTTCGCCTCGGGTCCCGCGCcgtcggcgggggcggcggggccgccgcggaggcggggcgagcgggagcgggagagggagaaggagcggACGAAGCTGCGGGAGCGGCACCGACGCGCCATCACGAGCCGCATGCTGGCCGGGCTGCGGCAGCACGGCAACTTCCCGCTCCCCGCCCGCGCTGACATGAACGACGtcctcgccgccctcgcccgcgccgccggatGGACCGTGCAACCCGACGGCACCACCTTCCGCTCCTCGAACCCACCATCGCTgtctcctccccctccttcccAGTTG GGCATGTTTCAAGTTGCTCCAGTGGAAACGCCAGCTTTCATCAGTACTCTGAACAGTTACACCATCGGAACACCATTAGACTCTCAGGCTTCTGCCCTACAAACAGATGATAGTCTGTCGCCATCGTCGCTGGACTCAGTTGTGGCAGAGAGAAGCATTAAGACCGAGAACTATGGGAATTCCAGTTCAGCCAATTCTCTGAATTGTATGGACAATGATCAG CAGTTACTGAGATCATCGGCAGTGTTGGCAGGTGATTACACAAAAACTCCATATATACCGGTTTATGCTTCTCTGCCT ATGGGCATTATCAATAACCACTGCCAATTGGTCGACCCGGAGGGTGTCCGCGCTGAACTAAGGCATCTGAAGTCTTTGAACGTAGATGGGGTTGTTGTTGACTGTTGGTGGGGGATTGTGGAAGCCTGGATTCCCCGCAAGTATGAGTGGTCTGGCTACAGGGACCTTTTTGGTATAATTAAAGAGTTCAAGCTCAAAGTTCAG GTTGTGTTGTCATTTCATGTATCTGGAGGTACTGGATCTGGTGATGTGTTAATCTCTCTCCCAAAATGGATCATTGAAATTGCAAAAGAGAACCAGGACATATTTTTCGCAGACCGCGAAGGCAGAAGAAACACAGAATGCCTTTCTTGGGGGGTTGACAAAGAACGAGTCCTTAGAGGGAGAACTGGCATTGAG GTCTATTTTGATTTCATGAGGAGCTTCCATATGGAATTCAGAAACCTATCTGAAGAGGGTCTTATCTCTGCTATTGAAATTGGATTGGGTGCTTCAGGGGAGCTAAGATACCCTTCATGCCCAGAAAGAATGGGCTGGAAATATCCTGGTATCGGTGAGTTTCAG TGTTATGACAGGTACATGCAAAAGAATTTACGGCAATCAGCAGCGTCACGGGGTCATTTGTTTTGGGCACGTGGGCCTGATAATGCTGGCTATTATAATTCAAGACCACGTGAAACTGGCTTCTTTTGTGATGGAGGTGATTATGACAGCTACTATGGACGTTTTTTCCTCAACTGGTATTCTGGAGTCCTTATAGATCATGTGGATCAGGTGCTCTCACTTGCTACTCTTGCATTTGATGGAGCAGAAATACTTGTGAAG ATTCCATCTATCTATTGGTGGTACAGAACTGCAAGCCATGCTGCAGAGCTTACAGCAGGATTCTACAATCCTACAAACAGAGATGGATACTCCCCGGTTCTCAAAATGCTCAAGAAGCATTCTGTGATTCTTAAGCTAGTTTGTTATGGGCCAGAGTTTACAGTTCAGGAGAATGATGAAGCATGTGTGGATCCAGAAGGATTAACCTGGCAG GTTGTGAATGCAGCATGGGATCATGGGCTGTCTCTATGTATAGAGAGTGCACTTCCATGTCTTGATGGTGACATGTACTCTCAAATCCTTGACACGACGAAGCCTAGGAATGATCCTGATCGCCATCATGCCTCGTTCTTTACATACCGCCAGCAGCCTCCATCCCTTTTGCAGAGAGATGCCTACTTCCCAGAACTTCGTACCTTCGTTAAGTGTATGCACG GGGAGGCTCCCCAGAATGGAGAAGATtga
- the LOC117850160 gene encoding protein RESPONSE TO LOW SULFUR 1, with translation MAPSISIGVATPSSSSGAGRKSRGVVAAVEVEEAELLRRRNAELEREVAALRAELGAARRRADTAEEAEERLCAQLGDAEVEAVEIAREYQARVEDLARELAAARRAAVAAARSS, from the coding sequence ATGGCGCCGTCCATCTCCATCGGCGTCGCGACGCCGTCTTCCTCGTCCGGCGCGGGGAGGAAGAGCCGCGGggtcgtggcggccgtggaggtggaggaggcggagctcctgcggcggcggaaCGCGGAGCTggagcgggaggtggcggcgctgcgggcggagctgggcgcggcgcggcggcgcgcggacacggcggaggaggccgaggagcgGCTGTGCGCGCAGCTGGGCGACGCCGAGGTGGAGGCCGTCGAGATCGCGCGGGAATACCAGGCCCGCGTCGAGGACCTCGCCagggagctcgccgccgcgcgccgagccgccgtcgccgcggccagATCGTCCTAG